The following are encoded together in the Ralstonia insidiosa genome:
- a CDS encoding sulfurtransferase: protein MQIVNISAYKFVTLDDRETLRPALLAECQARELKGTVLLAPEGINIFLAGSREAIDGIVGWLRADPRFADLAPKESLSDHQPFRRLLVRLKKEIITMRHPLIRPEDGRAPFVTPPNLKRWLDQGHDDEGRPVVMLDTRNDYEVAVGTFKNVVEYNLKKFTEFPPAIAAHKDDFAGKTVVSFCTGGIRCEKAAIHMQEIGVERVYQLEGGILKYFEEVGGDHYDGDCFVFDHRTALNPELLPAGPKQCFACRAVVTPEEQQSPNYIPGQRCPHCASNQTRAAA from the coding sequence ATGCAGATCGTCAATATTTCCGCTTACAAATTCGTCACCCTCGATGACCGCGAGACCCTGCGCCCCGCCCTGCTGGCCGAGTGCCAGGCGCGCGAGCTCAAGGGCACCGTGCTGCTGGCGCCCGAGGGCATCAACATCTTCCTGGCCGGCTCACGTGAGGCGATCGACGGCATCGTCGGCTGGCTGCGCGCCGACCCACGCTTTGCCGATCTGGCACCGAAGGAAAGCCTGTCCGACCATCAGCCGTTCCGCCGCCTGCTGGTGCGCCTGAAGAAAGAAATCATCACCATGCGCCATCCGCTGATCCGCCCGGAAGACGGTCGTGCTCCGTTTGTCACGCCGCCGAACCTGAAGCGCTGGCTGGACCAGGGCCACGACGACGAAGGCCGCCCCGTGGTGATGCTCGACACGCGCAATGACTACGAAGTGGCGGTCGGCACCTTCAAGAACGTCGTCGAATACAACCTCAAGAAGTTCACCGAATTCCCGCCCGCCATTGCCGCGCACAAGGATGACTTTGCCGGCAAGACCGTCGTGTCGTTCTGCACCGGCGGCATCCGCTGCGAAAAGGCCGCGATCCACATGCAGGAGATCGGCGTCGAGCGCGTGTACCAGCTCGAGGGCGGCATCCTCAAATACTTTGAAGAAGTCGGCGGTGACCACTACGACGGCGATTGCTTCGTCTTCGACCATCGCACTGCGCTCAACCCCGAACTGCTGCCGGCCGGCCCCAAGCAATGCTTCGCATGCCGCGCGGTCGTCACGCCGGAAGAGCAGCAATCGCCCAACTACATCCCCGGCCAGCGGTGCCCGCACTGCGCGAGCAACCAAACCCGCGCCGCCGCATGA
- a CDS encoding flavodoxin family protein, translating to MARVAVVYHSGYGHTKKQAEAVFAGVQNAGAEAHLISVADVNDDTWALLAGVDAIVFGAPTYMGGVSGDFKKFADASSKAWFTGAWKDKIAAGFTNSASTNGDKFSSIQYLWTLSQQHGMIWVGTGMMPASSKAATRNDINYLGGFGGALSQSPSDASPEEGPLPGDLETAKLFGERVVAITNQFVRGRQ from the coding sequence ATGGCACGCGTTGCAGTCGTTTATCACAGTGGTTATGGTCACACCAAGAAGCAGGCCGAGGCCGTGTTTGCGGGCGTGCAGAACGCCGGCGCCGAAGCCCACCTGATCTCGGTGGCCGACGTCAATGACGACACCTGGGCGCTGCTCGCCGGTGTTGACGCCATCGTCTTTGGCGCGCCGACCTACATGGGCGGCGTCTCGGGCGACTTCAAGAAATTTGCCGATGCCTCGTCCAAGGCGTGGTTCACGGGCGCGTGGAAGGACAAGATTGCCGCGGGCTTCACGAACTCGGCCTCGACGAACGGCGACAAGTTCTCGTCGATCCAGTATTTGTGGACGCTGTCGCAGCAGCACGGAATGATCTGGGTGGGCACGGGCATGATGCCGGCCAGCAGCAAGGCCGCCACGCGTAACGACATCAACTACCTGGGCGGGTTTGGCGGTGCGTTGTCGCAATCGCCGTCGGATGCGAGCCCCGAAGAAGGCCCGCTGCCCGGCGATCTGGAAACGGCCAAGCTGTTCGGCGAACGTGTTGTCGCCATCACCAACCAGTTCGTGCGCGGCCGTCAGTAA
- a CDS encoding pirin family protein: protein MIEIRHSQDRGYADHGWLKSYHSFSFADYMDPEHVQFGPLRVINEDRVAAGMGFGTHGHRDMEIISYVLDGELAHKDSMGNGSVLRPGDVQRMTAGTGVRHSEFNHAQDQTTHFLQIWALPAELNLTPGYEERRFDDAAKRGKLVLIASNDGRNDSVTVHQDMSLYAGKFDGAETATLPITEGRRAYVHVVRGKISVNGRTLVGGDAAKLSQESAVTLTGGEDSEVLVFDLP from the coding sequence ATGATTGAAATCCGCCACTCTCAAGACCGCGGTTATGCAGACCACGGCTGGCTCAAGTCGTATCACAGCTTCTCGTTTGCCGATTACATGGACCCGGAGCACGTCCAGTTCGGGCCGCTACGCGTCATCAACGAAGACCGCGTTGCCGCCGGCATGGGCTTCGGCACGCACGGCCACCGCGACATGGAAATCATCAGCTACGTGCTCGATGGCGAACTGGCGCACAAGGACAGCATGGGCAACGGCAGCGTACTGCGCCCCGGCGACGTGCAGCGCATGACGGCTGGGACAGGCGTGCGTCACTCCGAGTTCAACCACGCGCAGGACCAGACCACGCATTTTCTGCAGATCTGGGCGCTGCCTGCGGAGTTGAACCTCACGCCTGGCTACGAAGAGCGCCGCTTTGATGATGCAGCCAAGCGTGGCAAGCTGGTACTCATTGCCAGCAACGACGGACGCAATGACTCGGTGACGGTGCATCAGGACATGTCGCTGTATGCCGGCAAGTTCGATGGTGCTGAAACCGCTACGCTGCCCATCACCGAGGGCCGCCGTGCCTATGTGCATGTGGTGCGCGGCAAGATCAGCGTCAACGGCCGCACGCTCGTCGGCGGAGACGCAGCCAAGCTGAGCCAGGAAAGTGCGGTGACGCTCACTGGCGGCGAAGACAGCGAAGTGCTGGTGTTCGATTTGCCGTAA
- the gluQRS gene encoding tRNA glutamyl-Q(34) synthetase GluQRS, with protein MSQANLDFLDPSAISVRGTYRGRFAPSPTGPLHIGSLVTALASWLDARVHGGAWLVRIEDIDFQRNVPGADRDILAALEALGLVPDEAPQWQSAHLHRFETALAQLQAVDRLYPCGCTRREIADSVTTIDANGRLRHQTLIYPGTCRNGLNGRPPRAWRVRVPEADTATICFEDRWQGTQCQNLAEAVGDFVLKRADGMWAYQIAVVADDAAQGITDVVRGADLLDSTPRQIYLQQLLGLPPVRYMHVPVVVNTDGEKLSKQTGARAINRSQPLAALTEAARHLGLEIRAGDLEGFYRDAVPAWANRLARLATT; from the coding sequence TTGTCCCAAGCCAATCTCGATTTTCTCGATCCTTCTGCCATATCGGTGCGCGGCACGTACCGTGGCCGCTTTGCGCCCTCGCCTACCGGGCCGCTGCACATCGGTTCACTGGTCACTGCGCTGGCAAGCTGGCTTGATGCCCGCGTGCACGGTGGCGCGTGGCTGGTGCGCATTGAAGACATCGACTTCCAGCGCAATGTGCCTGGCGCCGATCGCGACATCCTTGCCGCACTCGAAGCGCTTGGCCTGGTGCCCGACGAAGCACCGCAATGGCAGAGCGCGCATCTGCATCGTTTCGAAACCGCGCTGGCACAACTGCAGGCCGTCGACCGGCTCTACCCATGCGGCTGCACGCGTCGCGAGATTGCGGATTCCGTTACCACCATCGACGCGAATGGCCGCCTGCGCCACCAGACACTCATCTATCCCGGCACCTGTCGCAACGGCTTGAACGGGCGCCCGCCGCGTGCATGGCGTGTGCGCGTGCCGGAGGCCGACACCGCCACAATCTGCTTTGAGGACCGCTGGCAAGGCACGCAGTGTCAGAACCTGGCCGAAGCTGTGGGCGATTTCGTGCTCAAACGCGCCGATGGCATGTGGGCGTATCAGATTGCCGTGGTGGCTGACGATGCCGCACAGGGCATCACCGACGTGGTGCGCGGGGCCGACCTGCTCGACTCGACGCCGCGTCAGATCTATCTGCAGCAACTGCTTGGGCTACCACCCGTGCGCTACATGCACGTGCCGGTGGTGGTCAACACAGACGGTGAAAAGCTGAGCAAGCAGACCGGCGCACGCGCCATCAACCGCAGCCAGCCGCTGGCCGCGCTGACCGAAGCGGCGCGGCATCTGGGGCTGGAGATTCGGGCAGGAGATCTGGAAGGGTTTTACCGGGACGCCGTCCCGGCCTGGGCCAATCGCCTTGCACGATTGGCAACTACGTGA
- a CDS encoding DEAD/DEAH box helicase, whose product MSEASEAPATESVTFDSFGLHPDVLRALTESGYTKPTPIQAAAIPVVTAGRDVMGAAQTGTGKTAGFSLPIIHNLLPDANTSASPARHPVRALILTPTRELADQVYDNVAKYAKYTALRSAVVFGGVDMNPQTEQLRRGVEILVATPGRLLDHVQQRSVNLSQVRMLVLDEADRMLDMGFLPDLQRIINLLPAHRQTLLFSATFSPEIKKLAASYLRHPQTIEVARSNATAENVRQVIYTVPDNHKQAALVHLLKQRAEQGLPRQCIVFSNSKIGCSRLARALEREGINANAIHGDKTQTERMQTLEAFKQGTVDVLVATDVAARGLDISQMPCVINFDLPFNAEDYVHRIGRTGRAGASGDALSLFAPGDERFLADIEKLIKRNLPREQLTDFDPTGEQARDRERRERDEKRARGEVRRAREREERNGARVLDHTIVRPAFRPSDDPFFNRPYESAVPAESADAAKPAQPAGHPRSAKRPIAALLGGVPRKR is encoded by the coding sequence ATGTCTGAAGCGTCTGAAGCACCGGCCACCGAATCGGTGACATTCGACAGCTTCGGCCTGCATCCGGACGTCCTCCGCGCGCTGACCGAAAGCGGCTACACCAAGCCCACTCCCATCCAGGCCGCCGCCATTCCGGTGGTCACTGCCGGCCGCGACGTCATGGGCGCCGCGCAAACGGGCACCGGCAAGACCGCCGGCTTCTCGCTGCCGATCATCCACAACCTGTTGCCCGACGCCAATACGAGTGCGTCGCCGGCACGTCACCCTGTGCGGGCACTGATTCTCACGCCCACGCGCGAGCTGGCTGACCAGGTGTACGACAACGTCGCCAAGTACGCGAAGTACACGGCGCTGCGTAGCGCAGTCGTGTTCGGTGGTGTCGACATGAACCCGCAGACCGAGCAACTGCGCCGCGGCGTGGAAATTCTTGTCGCCACGCCGGGCCGCCTGCTCGACCACGTGCAGCAGCGCAGCGTGAACCTGTCGCAGGTGCGCATGCTGGTGCTGGACGAAGCGGACCGCATGCTCGACATGGGCTTCCTGCCCGACCTGCAGCGCATCATCAACCTGCTGCCGGCGCATCGCCAGACGCTGCTGTTCTCGGCCACGTTCTCGCCCGAGATCAAGAAGCTGGCTGCCAGCTACCTGCGCCATCCGCAAACCATTGAAGTGGCACGCAGCAACGCCACGGCCGAGAACGTCCGCCAGGTCATCTACACCGTACCGGACAACCACAAGCAGGCCGCGCTCGTGCACCTGTTGAAGCAGCGTGCGGAGCAGGGCCTGCCGCGCCAGTGCATCGTGTTCTCCAATAGCAAGATCGGTTGCTCGCGTCTGGCGCGCGCGCTGGAGCGCGAAGGCATCAACGCCAACGCCATCCATGGCGACAAGACGCAGACCGAGCGGATGCAGACGCTCGAAGCCTTCAAGCAGGGCACCGTTGACGTGCTGGTCGCGACCGACGTGGCCGCGCGCGGGCTCGACATCTCGCAGATGCCATGCGTGATCAACTTTGATCTGCCGTTCAACGCAGAAGACTACGTGCACCGCATCGGCCGTACGGGCCGCGCTGGTGCCTCGGGCGATGCGCTGTCGCTGTTCGCGCCGGGCGACGAGCGTTTCCTGGCCGACATCGAAAAGCTGATCAAGCGCAACCTGCCGCGCGAGCAACTGACTGACTTCGACCCGACCGGCGAACAGGCCCGTGACCGCGAACGCCGCGAGCGCGATGAAAAGCGTGCCCGTGGTGAAGTCCGCCGTGCCCGCGAGCGCGAAGAGCGCAATGGCGCCCGTGTGCTGGATCACACCATCGTGCGTCCGGCGTTCCGCCCGTCGGACGATCCGTTTTTCAATCGTCCGTACGAATCGGCGGTGCCTGCTGAATCGGCAGACGCAGCCAAGCCGGCACAACCGGCTGGCCATCCGCGCAGCGCCAAGCGCCCGATCGCAGCGCTCCTCGGTGGCGTGCCGCGCAAGCGCTAA
- a CDS encoding LysR family transcriptional regulator, which translates to MALSLESLEVLDAIERKGSFAAAAHELGKVPSALTYVVRKLEDDLDVLLFDRRRHRAELTPAGRALLDEGRHLLQAADDLARRVKRLATGWEATLTIVLDNLVYFRALLPVIQDFYAENTATRLRFSREVLGGTWDALLSGRADLLLGPAHTAPVQGVQTRTLGAIPFVFAVATHHPLAQAQEPVPAAAIARQRIVAVGDTSRNLPARTIGVMAGQDTLVVPTMDDKIQAQIRGLGCGWLPVPLAQPYLDSGVLIAKETTEDRRLGTFQVAWRNNMRGKALQWWVDKLEDPRLAQALLMQ; encoded by the coding sequence ATGGCGCTCTCGCTGGAATCCCTGGAAGTCTTGGACGCGATCGAACGCAAGGGCAGCTTTGCCGCCGCCGCGCATGAACTGGGCAAGGTGCCCTCCGCCCTCACGTATGTGGTACGCAAGCTGGAGGATGACCTGGATGTGTTGCTGTTTGACCGCCGCCGCCACCGTGCAGAACTCACGCCCGCCGGCCGCGCGCTGCTCGACGAAGGCCGCCACCTGCTGCAGGCCGCCGACGATCTGGCCCGACGCGTCAAGCGCCTGGCCACCGGCTGGGAAGCCACGCTGACGATCGTGCTGGACAACCTTGTGTACTTTCGCGCACTGCTGCCGGTGATTCAGGATTTCTACGCTGAGAACACCGCCACCCGCTTGCGCTTCAGCCGTGAAGTCCTCGGCGGCACGTGGGACGCCCTGCTCTCCGGGCGCGCCGATCTGCTGCTTGGCCCCGCGCACACCGCGCCGGTACAGGGTGTACAGACGCGCACGCTTGGCGCCATTCCATTCGTCTTTGCAGTGGCAACGCACCACCCACTTGCGCAGGCACAGGAGCCTGTCCCCGCGGCGGCCATCGCGCGCCAACGCATCGTTGCCGTGGGCGATACGTCACGCAATCTGCCGGCACGCACCATCGGTGTCATGGCCGGCCAGGACACGCTGGTCGTGCCAACCATGGATGACAAGATCCAGGCGCAGATCCGCGGCCTGGGTTGCGGTTGGCTGCCGGTACCGCTGGCGCAGCCGTATCTGGATTCCGGTGTGCTGATCGCCAAGGAAACCACCGAAGACCGCCGCCTCGGCACATTCCAGGTGGCATGGCGCAACAACATGCGCGGCAAGGCATTGCAATGGTGGGTCGACAAGCTGGAAGACCCGCGTTTGGCGCAAGCACTGCTGATGCAGTAG